One genomic window of Cercospora beticola chromosome 5, complete sequence includes the following:
- a CDS encoding uncharacterized protein (MEROPS:MER0012183) — MVLSCESAGHGPNGPLDKNERRVYQHYAWAPQADRSPARYVYHQIFHTTSLGFPRVADFPSPTVPEPMEIDSAPAPQIAQAETSDIDMEDAPAVRRVQWTPPADYSRPSSRAAIGNMLPRTALSKRIHLINHLETYVPKEPYPLNLDVDISHPSIYEKTLSDTPPVKPLHANTAGKTPPATKVRASNTFSVPDDSSFSELSPEHASTPFPFSARQAKSWRISPPKQRVTPEGRPILSPVSPRESTTSTSPPRQQTTLSPEVLYPSLQVAGRSPPQIAGQKRRFEDAIKDVYEEDDDRPQTVAGCFFGVVRTVVSTVVGWLSRVIPSRKPKRTTQEQEIFALRLSSRESNKRRAIRKEDIEADPMPGYYPGSAGQMQDMIAPAHRSAPNASTLATPPDSRPGSMEKSSPVPTRTASQSRSMPNMLQEYTNIQTQLPSPKEEPGSMNRSGAPTADLIDLRQNFTASSQLQHQTLRRAASMKQPLQPSTHPATIAARKAEEKPQKPKLNVPFRMRGANYSKAKFPPMKTKAELGLLPPRNPPDRATHNKEANERVDALVEKAQRITIEPPEQKSLRESVRARKHRQEQEDARQQQIAKVRQAEEEARLQAEREAEEAKQKAEEERKQAEEAAAAEAARRKEALENFVPTISEDWQQTIARELATTDPAKTVAHSTRGVELTRKTFGCILPQQNEHQIKAAQDPSVRRGPSGWLNDEGVDGFIGAIVDRKREQEGYVKGKGTPSYAAFGCAWYTTVKKGTIKSISRWARRQQIGDQKLLECEKIFFPVNTGAHWVLLIISPKDRTLEFLDSAGGSGRSFFRLAREWLAMELGTKYVEDEWRELESKSQQQMNMDDCGVFTCMNALASAKGLEFEAVKPVRDMKRAREYITCVLLDGGFGKSFEL; from the coding sequence ATGGTCTTGTCATGTGAGAGCGCCGGACACGGCCCTAACGGGCCGCTTGACAAGAACGAGAGACGCGTCTACCAACACTACGCCTGGGCGCCGCAAGCAGACAGGTCGCCCGCGCGCTATGTCTATCACCAAATCTTCCATACCACCTCTCTCGGCTTCCCCCGCGTCGCCGACTTCCCGTCGCCTACTGTGCCTGAGCCTATGGAGATTGACTCCGCGCCGGCACCGCAGATTGCCCAGGCAGAAACCAGCGACATTGACATGGAAGACGCGCCAGCAGTGCGCCGAGTACAGTGGACCCCGCCAGCAGACTACAGCCGGCCCTCCTCGCGCGCTGCCATTGGCAATATGCTGCCACGCACCGCCCTCTCCAAGCGCATCCACCTCATCAACCACCTCGAGACGTACGTGCCCAAGGAGCCGTATCCACTCAACCTCGACGTCGACATCTCCCATCCGTCAATATATGAGAAGACCCTCAGCGATACCCCTCCCGTCAAGCCATTGCATGCCAACACTGCGGGCAAGACACCTCCGGCGACGAAGGTCCGCGCCAGCAACACCTTCTCCGTCCCCGACGACTCCTCCTTCAGTGAATTGTCGCCAGAGCACGCGTCCACCCCATTCCCATTCTCGGCGAGACAGGCGAAATCGTGGCGCATTTCTCCTCCCAAGCAACGCGTGACACCCGAAGGACGGCCCATATTGTCGCCAGTGTCTCCCAGAGAGTCCACCACCTCGACGTCACCACCGCGTCAGCAAACCACCCTCTCGCCAGAAGTCCTATACCCTAGCCTACAGGTTGCGGGGCGCAGCCCACCACAGATTGCGGGGCAGAAGCGCCGGTTTGAAGACGCCATCAAAGACGTgtatgaggaggatgacgacAGACCACAGACGGTGGCTGGTTGCTTCTTCGGTGTTGTGAGAACAGTCGTGTCAACAGTGGTCGGCTGGCTCTCGCGCGTCATCCCGAGCCGAAAGCCAAAGCGCACTACACAAGAGCAAGAGATTTTCGCATTGCGCCTGTCATCGCGCGAAAGCAACAAGAGACGCGCTATTAGAAAGGAGGATATTGAGGCGGATCCAATGCCGGGCTACTACCCCGGCAGTGCAGGGCAGATGCAGGACATGATTGCGCCCGCCCACAGATCGGCACCAAATGCCAGCACACTTGCAACTCCACCAGATTCACGGCCAGGCAGTATGGAGAAGTCATCCCCTGTGCCCACGCGCACCGCCTCGCAATCGCGCAGTATGCCGAATATGTTACAAGAATACACCAATATACAAACACAACTGCCATCTCCAAAAGAAGAGCCTGGCAGCATGAACAGGAGCGGTGCACCGACAGCCGACCTGATCGACCTGAGGCAGAACTTCACAGCTTCATCACAGTTACAACATCAGACTCTCCGCAGAGCTGCTAGCATGAAACAGCCATTGCAGCCATCGACACACCCTGCGACCATTGCAGCCCGCAAAGCAGAAGAGAAGCCGCAGAAACCGAAATTGAATGTTCCTTTCCGCATGCGAGGCGCGAATTACTCAAAAGCGAAGTTCCCGCCAATGAAGACGAAGGCGGAACTCGGGCTACTACCACCACGCAACCCACCAGATCGGGCTACACACAACAAGGAGGCGAATGAGAGAGTCGATGCGCTCGTGGAAAAGGCGCAGCGCATAACCATTGAACCTCCAGAACAGAAATCATTGCGCGAGAGTGTGCGTGCACGCAAGCATCGCCAGGAGCAGGAAGAtgctcgccagcagcaaaTCGCCAAGGTCCGCCAGGCCGAAGAGGAGGCACGACTGCAGGCAGaacgcgaagctgaagaggcCAAGCAGAAGGCCGAAGAGGAACGCAAACAAGCAGAGGAAGCTGCCGCAGCTGAAGCAGCACGACGCAAGGAAGCGCTAGAGAACTTTGTGCCAACAATCTCGGAAGACTGGCAACAGACGATTGCTAGAGAATTGGCTACGACAGACCCAGCTAAAACCGTGGCTCACAGCACACGAGGAGTCGAATTGACACGCAAGACATTCGGCTGTATTTTACCACAACAGAACGAGCACCAAATCAAGGCTGCTCAAGACCCAAGTGTCCGCCGAGGACCTTCCGGTTGGCTCAACGACGAGGGCGTCGATGGTTTTATTGGCGCCATCGTCGACCGCAAGCGCGAGCAAGAAGGCTACGTCAAGGGAAAGGGGACTCCCAGTTACGCTGCCTTCGGCTGTGCCTGGTACACAACTGTCAAAAAGGGCACAATCAAGTCCATCAGCAGATGGGCTCGTCGCCAACAAATCGGCGACCAAAAGCTTCTCGAGTGCGAGAAGATATTCTTTCCCGTTAACACCGGAGCACATTgggtcctcctcatcatttCTCCCAAAGACCGCACGCTGGAATTCCTCGACAGCGCTGGAGGAAGCGGTCGCTCCTTTTTCAGACTTGCCCGTGAGTGGCTCGCCATGGAGCTGGGGACCAAATATGTCGAAGACGAATGGAGAGAGCTCGAATCAAAGAGCCAACAGCAGATGAACATGGACGACTGCGGTGTTTTTACATGCATGAACGCGCTGGCTAGCGCGAAGGGATTGGAGTTTGAGGCTGTCAAGCCTGTTAGAGATATGAAGCGGGCACGGGAGTATATCACGTGCGTTTTGCTGGATGGCGGGTTTGGGAAAAGTTTTGAGCTGTGA